From Candidatus Babeliales bacterium:
GAAAAAAAACAAGAAATAATGAAAGCAATACAAAATGGGGCAAATCCAAATACTGCCTTAGCAAATCCACTCATTCATGCAATTAAAGCCAAGGATAAATCCTTTATAAAATGGCTTCTTGATCATGGTGTAGATCCAAATAGCGAAAGTATTCTAGGTTCTACTGCGCATGACCATGCAAAAATAACTGAAGATGAAAGCGTTAAAGAATTATTAAAACAAGCAACTAAATAAGAAAATAAAAATAGGGTAACTATCATGAAAAAATTTATTATTATATTATTATTTTTGGTAAATTTTTATGAACAGACAAGTTGCCCTATGCAAACGCAAGAAGAAACAAAATTTAATATTGGCATGTTACCCAATGAAGTCCTTGAATCAATTATTCTTGATCTTCTTGATACCAAAACTGCGCAAGATGCGGTAGATAACCTTCTTGCTTTTGCGAGTACTAATAAACAATTTTATCAATTAATTAATCAAAATCCTTTTGTTATCAAAACCACTATTAATACTTTAATTAATCAATTTAAAGCAAGCGAAATCATTAATTATTTTATTGTTAGAGATATTCCAGCAATGCAAGATTATTTACAAGAAAATCCAGAAATTTTACTTAACTTAATTGAAAAACTTTTATTAGAAGAAAATAATTTGAATATTATAATTGATAGCTTTGTTGCATTAAATAATGCAAATTCCCTCTTACGTTCTTTGATTAATAATCAAAAAACTATCAATCTCATCCAGGATAAATTACAAAAAAAACATAAAATGGATCCCTTGTATTACCTTCTACTATTAAGTCAATTAGAAGGTATCAAAAATTATATTAATCAAAACTATCTAAAATTTCAGCCGCTGGAAAGAGGTCTTTATTGGGCGATCGATCCTTATAGTTTTGCAAAATTATCCAAATGGGAATTTGATCGAGACCTTAAAATCCAATTGGCTATGCTAAATATGTTAAAAGAGCTTGGTGCTAACATGAATAAAGTTGTTTTAAGCAATACACCATTAATGCTTGCAATAGATCACAACGAAGAAGCTATGGTTGCTTATTTATTAACAATCCCTGAGATAGATATAGAAAGAAGAAATAACAAAGGTAAAACTGCATTGAACATTGCAGAAAAAAAAGGAAATAAAAATATTATTAAAATGCTTGAAAAAGCTTTAGAAAAAAAAGGAGCTTTTCAATGAAAAAATTAATATTCATATTATTAATCATCTTCCATTTTTACTCGCCAGTGAATTATGGTATAGAAACTGGCGAAAAACAACAAGAAGAAACAAAATTTAATATTGGCATGTTACCCAATGAGGTACTTGAATCAATTATTCTTGATCTTCTTGATGCAAAAACCGCACACGATGCCGTAGATAACCTGCTTGCCTTTGCCAGTACTAACAAACAGTTTTATCAATTGATTAATCAAAACCCTTATCTTGTTAAAACAATTCTTGAGACGTTTAGGCAAAAATATAGCGCAAGTAACATTATAAATAGCTTGATCGTAAGCAATCTTCCAGGAATACATAATTATTTACAAAATAATCTAGAAGTTTTAACTAACTTAATTGAAAAGCTTATAAAAGAAGAAAATAATTTGAATACTATTATTGATAGCTTAGCTGCATTATCTAGTACAAACTATATATTGTATTCTTTAATAAATAGTTCAGATATTATCAATCTCATTTTTGATCAATTACAAGCAAAACATCAAATGCATCCTTTATACTACTCCCTCCTATTAAGTCAACTGGAAGGTACCAAAAATTATATTAAACATAATAAAGAAAAATTTCAGCCACTACAAAGAAGTCTTTCTTGGTCGGTTGATCCTTTTGGCTTTGCAAAGAATTTCCAATTTGCCAATTGGAAATTTGATCCAGATCTTACTATCCAATTGGCAATGTTAAAAATGCTCATAGATCTTGATGTTAATATAAATCAAACTATTGCAGGCTATACACCATTAATGCTCGCAATAGAGGAAAA
This genomic window contains:
- a CDS encoding ankyrin repeat domain-containing protein, translating into MKKFIIILLFLVNFYEQTSCPMQTQEETKFNIGMLPNEVLESIILDLLDTKTAQDAVDNLLAFASTNKQFYQLINQNPFVIKTTINTLINQFKASEIINYFIVRDIPAMQDYLQENPEILLNLIEKLLLEENNLNIIIDSFVALNNANSLLRSLINNQKTINLIQDKLQKKHKMDPLYYLLLLSQLEGIKNYINQNYLKFQPLERGLYWAIDPYSFAKLSKWEFDRDLKIQLAMLNMLKELGANMNKVVLSNTPLMLAIDHNEEAMVAYLLTIPEIDIERRNNKGKTALNIAEKKGNKNIIKMLEKALEKKGAFQ
- a CDS encoding ankyrin repeat domain-containing protein, with protein sequence MKKNIFLLFILTLSVIPFLTHAKHNLKIELDEEELEIAFANEKDAKLAHIILSDKTWNEKKQEIMKAIQNGANPNTALANPLIHAIKAKDKSFIKWLLDHGVDPNSESILGSTAHDHAKITEDESVKELLKQATK
- a CDS encoding ankyrin repeat domain-containing protein, which produces MKKLIFILLIIFHFYSPVNYGIETGEKQQEETKFNIGMLPNEVLESIILDLLDAKTAHDAVDNLLAFASTNKQFYQLINQNPYLVKTILETFRQKYSASNIINSLIVSNLPGIHNYLQNNLEVLTNLIEKLIKEENNLNTIIDSLAALSSTNYILYSLINSSDIINLIFDQLQAKHQMHPLYYSLLLSQLEGTKNYIKHNKEKFQPLQRSLSWSVDPFGFAKNFQFANWKFDPDLTIQLAMLKMLIDLDVNINQTIAGYTPLMLAIEENQEVIVAYLLTVPNIDLEKINPKGKTALGIAKKIGNENIIKMLEKVLGKKE